The sequence below is a genomic window from Synechococcus sp. PCC 7335.
AATGCCCGAAGGTGAACTCGAAGCTACTATGCTCACTTTTAGCAACGGCGACGCGGACCTGATGGTCTGCACCACTATTATCGAATCAGGACTTGATATCCCTAGAGTCAACACCATCATCATCGAAGACTCACAAAAATTTGGTCTCTCGCAGCTCTATCAGCTCCGTGGTCGGGTCGGCCGATCCGGTATTCAGGCTCATGCCTGGTTACTTTTTCCCAAACAAAACCAACTGTCTGACAAAGCGCGTAAGCGGCTTAGAGCCATTCAAGAATTTACCCAGTTAGGATCGGGTTATCAGCTAGCCATGCGCGATATGGAGATTCGTGGAATCGGCAACCTACTTGGCGCTCAACAATCAGGGCAGATGGAAGTCATTGGCTTTGATCTCTATATGGATATGCTAGAAGAATCTATTGCTGAGATTCGCGGTCAGGAAATTCCCCAGGTAGATGAAACCCAAGTCGATCTAAAAGTGACTGCTTTTATTCCTGCTGACTACATTCCTGAACTTGACCAGAAGATGAGTGTCTATCGATCTCTAGTAGGCGCTAGCACTAGACGTGAGCTGATAGAAATTGTGGCTGATCTAAACGATCACTATGGCAGCTTGCCATCGGCTGTTGGTCAGCTAGTCAAGGTCTTAGAGCTTAAGCAGATTGCCAAGCCGCTCGGCTTCTCTCGAATTAGAACTGAAGACAAGCAGCACGTCGTACTCGAAACGCCGATGGAAAAACCTGCTTGGGCCCTACTGCATGAGAAGGTACCTGCACATTTGCGCTCTCGCTTTGTCTATGCTCCTGGCAAAGTGACCGTACGCGGCTTAGGGGCCGTGAAGCCAGAGAAGCAGATAGAAAATCTAATTGAATGGCTTGGGCACATGCAAACTGCACTACCAGAACCTGCTTTTTCTAGATAGGTGTTACCTAGAACTCGTCATTGCCATACGCCATTGGCGCTTCGTTGTCTCGCTTAGAGCCAAGTAGGTTCAAATCATTGACGCGGATGACTGGACTCGTTCGAGTTGCGCCCGTGCTGCGATCCTGCCAGCTATCCAACTTCAAAGAACCCGTAACTCCAATCAGGCTACCCTTACGTACATAGTTCGCTGCGACTTCGGCAGGCTTACCCCAAATTTCTATATTGAACCAATCAGGTTGGTCGCTATTACGGCTACGTCTATTTACTGCCAAACCAAACTTTGCTAGCACATTGCCAGACTCAAAATAACGAACTTCAGGGTCACGACCCACTCGTCCAACTAAAGTCACTACATTTACGCTCATAAGTGTCAGCCCACGTCCTTCTCTAACAAGCTGCCATACTACAGTAAACTACGGCTACCTAAAACAAGACTATCGATATACCTAGTCTATGCAGAGCCATTTTCATAGAGTCAGCTCCACAGAGCTACACTAGTACAAATCTACTATTATAGTTATTCTACTACAGCAGCGAACAAATGATCTGACTGACGACCTACTCTTATAGACACCTTAGCTTTCTTAAACAATTGAGAGATAGGCGATTGAATAAGAGTGATCTACGTCATATTGATTAGGACTTGAATCTATAGCGCAACCGTATAGAGCCGGAAATATCGACTAGACGCGCGATATGAAACGTAATAAGATTCATTCTGATTGCTAGAAATATCAGTATCAACCGCTATTACGGACCCTTAACTTGTGGCCTTATTTGATCGCTTTTCCCGCTCTCGTAACATGGGTATCGACCTTGGTACAGCAAATACCCTCATCTATGTTTCAGGTCAGGGAATCGTTTTGCAAGAACCTTCGGTAGTTGCCATTGATGAAAGTACCAGACGTCCTCTTGCCGTGGGGGAAGCTGCTAGGCAGATGCTAGGACGCACACCGGGTAACATTCGAGCTATTCGTCCGCTCCGAGACGGCGTGATTGCAGATTTCGATACTGCAGAGGTGATGCTAAAACATTTCATACGCCAGATACATGAGAACAAAGGCTCAGTCTCTCCGCAGGTGGTCATTGGTATTCCTAGTGGCGTTACGGGTGTAGAGCGTCGAGCGGTGATGGAAGCGGCCTTGCAAGCAGGGGCGAGGGAAGTGTCTTTAATCGATGAGCCCGTAGCTGCGGCAATTGGAGTAGGATTACCTGTCGATGAGCCCACCGGCAACATGATTGTCGATATTGGCGGCGGGACAACCGAAGTTGCCGTCCTTAGCCTTCAAGGCATAGTACGTAGCGAATCGGTGCGAGTGGCAGGCGATAAGCTCACTGATTCGATCAAGCAGTATATGAAGAAGGTGAATAATCTCGATATTGGCGATCGCACTGCAGAAGAGATCAAAGTCAAAATTAGCTCTGCCTACCCAGGCCCTGAGGATGATGAGGCTTCACTAGAAGTACGCGGCGTCCATATGCTTTCTGGGTTGCCTAGAACCGTCACTGTTAAGAGCCCAGAAATTCGTGAAAGTATGGCTGAGCCCTTGTCTGTTATTGTCGAAGCGGTTAAGCGGACCCTCGAGAATACACCACCGGAGCTAGCTGCTGACATCATTGATCGAGGAATTATGCTGGCTGGAGGCGGCGCACTACTTCGAGGATTAGATACACTGATCTCTCATGAGACCGGTATTGTGGTTCATGTCGCGGCTGACCCGTTGAGCTGCGTTGTTCTAGGGACGGGCCGAGCGCTTGAGAACTTCAACAAAATGGAACGAATCTTTAGCGCTCGCTCTCGCGACTTCTAAGATGACCTCTTCGAGCTGTTATGGCTATTTATCAAATCGGTAGCAGTCAATCGTCGTCACTGAGTGTTAGAGCATTCAGTTTCACACCTGGTCTAAAGCAGCCTGAATCGAAAGCAGCCTGAGCTAGAGTAGTTTGATCCGAAGCAGTTAGTTAAGCAAAAAGTAGCCTAGATGTTTGCTCTAAGACGATGGTGGGATAAAAACGCACTTAGAGGAGTTCTGATTATTCTGGCCATTGGGTCTGCCTGGGGAATTCGCCAGACCAATGGCATACTCATCTACGAAGCCTATCAGTACGTCACCAAACCTTTTCATCTAGCGCCTGCACCGAACGTTCAAACAGACAATACCTATGTGCTTGATTTACAGCAGCGGGTTGTAGAGCTGGAAAATCAAAATCAGAAGCTACGCGAGCTGATTGACTATCAAAAAGACAGTGAGCTAAATACTACGACACTAGCAGCGGTGATCGGGCGCAGCGCCGATCACTGGTGGCAACAGATTACGATTAATAAAGGTAGCCGCGACAATGTCAAAGCGGGAGATATTGTCACCGGGCCAGGCGGATTGATTGGTCGAATTACGACGGTCACGCCGAATACTTCTAGAGTGCTGCTAGTAAGCGATCCGAACAGTCAAGTTGGTGCCAAAGTTAGTCGCAGTCGTTCAACCGGATATATTCGAGGCGAAGCAGATACTCAAGCTACGATGTTCTTCTTTGAGAAAGTTCCTGATGTTAAGGTCGGTGATGTGGTTGTTACCTCATCGTTTAGCCGTCTTTTCCCACAAGGCATTCCAATTGGGCGCATCGCCTCTCTCGATTTGAGTAATAGCCCTGCGCCAAAAGCTATTATTCAGCTTTCTGTACCGGTCAGCAATTTAGAGTGGGTAAGTATCAATCCCTATTCTCCTAAGTTAGATGTAGACGCCGTTCCTGCCGAAATCGTTCGCGATCCTCAATAGCAGGCTATTACCGTTTCATGAGTTTCTATCGCTCTAAACGTTCAGCTAGACGTCCTAAGTCCCGCCAACAAATTTGGGACTGGCTCTTTACAGTCGGATCAGTGCTGGTATGTCTGTTACTTCTTCCGACTAGGCTGCCGGGAATGGACATTTTGGGAGTTGGTCCCAACTGGTTATTGGTTTGGGTCGTCGTTTGGAGCATCCGCCGCACAGCGTTTGACGGCATGGTCGCTGGTATTGCCCTTGGTCTACTACAAGATGCATTGACGGGTCGTTTCCCAAC
It includes:
- the mreC gene encoding rod shape-determining protein MreC, producing the protein MFALRRWWDKNALRGVLIILAIGSAWGIRQTNGILIYEAYQYVTKPFHLAPAPNVQTDNTYVLDLQQRVVELENQNQKLRELIDYQKDSELNTTTLAAVIGRSADHWWQQITINKGSRDNVKAGDIVTGPGGLIGRITTVTPNTSRVLLVSDPNSQVGAKVSRSRSTGYIRGEADTQATMFFFEKVPDVKVGDVVVTSSFSRLFPQGIPIGRIASLDLSNSPAPKAIIQLSVPVSNLEWVSINPYSPKLDVDAVPAEIVRDPQ
- a CDS encoding single-stranded DNA-binding protein — translated: MSVNVVTLVGRVGRDPEVRYFESGNVLAKFGLAVNRRSRNSDQPDWFNIEIWGKPAEVAANYVRKGSLIGVTGSLKLDSWQDRSTGATRTSPVIRVNDLNLLGSKRDNEAPMAYGNDEF
- a CDS encoding rod shape-determining protein, giving the protein MGIDLGTANTLIYVSGQGIVLQEPSVVAIDESTRRPLAVGEAARQMLGRTPGNIRAIRPLRDGVIADFDTAEVMLKHFIRQIHENKGSVSPQVVIGIPSGVTGVERRAVMEAALQAGAREVSLIDEPVAAAIGVGLPVDEPTGNMIVDIGGGTTEVAVLSLQGIVRSESVRVAGDKLTDSIKQYMKKVNNLDIGDRTAEEIKVKISSAYPGPEDDEASLEVRGVHMLSGLPRTVTVKSPEIRESMAEPLSVIVEAVKRTLENTPPELAADIIDRGIMLAGGGALLRGLDTLISHETGIVVHVAADPLSCVVLGTGRALENFNKMERIFSARSRDF